A genomic region of Micromonospora sp. NBC_01796 contains the following coding sequences:
- a CDS encoding serine hydrolase domain-containing protein — translation MSDRLEGPARPRRSSREVVQVSNPENDSPRTDALPRPRRWVMAVAGVTLCGLLAGGPAVAPIANAGTAAGGDRALQQSLDGLVRDDLFPAALASVRDRDGRVRNYTAGVADLRTKAKVPVDGQVRIASNTKMFTATVVLQLVGEGTVDLDAPIETYLPNLLRGDGIDGRNISVRQLLQHTSGLPDYDEDLVPDYFSVQHTYFEPYEVLDVALRHPALFAPGSGWAYSNTNYIVAGLLVQKVTGRPIGEEITKRIIDRIGLRHTYWPALGEQTIRERHPNGYLALTPDAPLRDVTESEPSMGWAAGAMVGTPSDLNRFLAALVGGKLLKPEQLRQMQTTVEAPNADTVGDTRYGLGLATFKLSCGGFAWAHGGDAPGYETRNAITSDGRSATIAVTALPRTPEAATHVEAALTTALCP, via the coding sequence ATGTCCGACAGGCTCGAAGGGCCCGCAAGACCAAGACGATCCAGCAGGGAAGTGGTTCAGGTGTCCAACCCAGAAAACGATTCACCGCGTACGGATGCGTTGCCCCGCCCACGACGCTGGGTGATGGCCGTGGCGGGAGTGACCCTCTGCGGCCTGCTCGCCGGTGGACCGGCGGTCGCACCGATCGCGAACGCCGGAACCGCCGCCGGTGGCGATCGTGCCCTGCAGCAGAGCCTGGACGGCCTGGTCCGGGACGACCTGTTCCCCGCCGCCCTCGCCTCGGTACGCGACCGCGACGGGCGCGTGCGCAACTACACCGCCGGGGTGGCCGACCTGAGGACAAAGGCGAAGGTCCCGGTCGACGGTCAGGTCCGGATCGCCAGCAACACCAAGATGTTCACGGCCACCGTTGTCCTCCAGCTCGTCGGCGAGGGCACGGTCGACCTCGACGCGCCGATCGAGACGTACCTGCCGAACCTGCTGCGCGGCGACGGCATCGACGGCCGGAACATCAGCGTCCGCCAACTCCTCCAGCACACCAGCGGGCTGCCGGACTACGACGAGGACCTGGTGCCGGACTACTTCTCCGTCCAGCACACCTACTTCGAGCCGTACGAGGTGCTCGACGTGGCGCTGCGCCACCCTGCCCTGTTCGCCCCCGGGAGCGGCTGGGCGTACAGCAACACGAACTACATCGTCGCCGGCCTGCTGGTGCAGAAGGTCACCGGGCGGCCGATCGGTGAGGAGATCACCAAGCGGATCATCGACCGGATCGGGCTGCGGCACACGTACTGGCCGGCGCTCGGCGAGCAGACCATCCGCGAGCGGCACCCGAACGGGTACCTGGCCCTCACCCCCGACGCGCCGTTGCGCGACGTTACCGAGTCGGAGCCGTCGATGGGCTGGGCGGCCGGGGCGATGGTCGGCACCCCGAGCGACCTCAACCGGTTCCTCGCCGCGCTCGTCGGCGGCAAGCTGCTCAAGCCCGAACAGCTCCGGCAGATGCAGACCACCGTGGAGGCACCGAACGCCGACACGGTCGGCGACACGAGGTACGGGCTCGGGCTCGCCACGTTCAAGCTGAGCTGCGGCGGCTTCGCCTGGGCGCACGGCGGCGACGCACCCGGCTACGAGACCCGCAACGCGATCACCAGCGACGGCCGCTCCGCCACCATCGCCGTAACCGCCCTCCCCAGAACCCCGGAAGCCGCCACCCACGTAGAAGCAGCCCTAACCACCGCCCTCTGCCCCTAA
- a CDS encoding dolichyl-phosphate-mannose--protein mannosyltransferase, with protein MASTAQTQSRDSDRDHSGGTASEPPEGPPASSTAAEPEASGGRGLPTILRRRLVPLDTRLEPYSWLATLVVVAIAAVVRLVGLSHPKGKIFDELYYAKDAWGLVSKGVEWNYKDNVPSYVVHPPLGKWLIGIGEWAFGYSDADGNVVSAGHIMTTSPEFGWRFSAAIIGTLTVLILVRTARRLFGSTVLGCAAGLLLALDGFHVVLSRTALLDVFLLFFIFAAFAALVVDRDHRRRRWLTAMEAGLDPSVPGRAGRLPLRFPDSVPWWRLLAAVLLGCALGVKWSALYFVPAFALLVIFWEVGARRSAGVRRPWRDALLGEIGWLALAGVLIVATYIATWSGWFATDHGYFRHWLADSGRTELPVIGALQNLWHYHTEAYKFHTTLVTPHVYQSWPWQWLLLGRPVAFYWSSDGGCGASSCAAEILLLGTPILWWSFLPALAATAWLGIARRDWRAGAILLCVAAGLLPWFWYAFDGRTMFSFYTAPALPFLILAVTYVLGALIGPAKSPAPAAAAAVRAPVPVGGPERATIELSEETLPAELSNHPAGSDSGGLDRRTVGVIIAGAYVLLVAICFAYFYPVFVGQLLPYAEWSARMWLGSRWI; from the coding sequence ATGGCGTCGACAGCGCAGACCCAAAGCCGCGACAGCGACCGCGATCACTCGGGCGGTACGGCGAGCGAACCACCGGAAGGCCCTCCGGCCAGCTCAACAGCGGCCGAACCGGAGGCATCCGGTGGTCGTGGCCTGCCCACGATCCTGCGGCGCCGACTGGTCCCGCTCGACACCCGGCTGGAGCCGTACTCCTGGCTCGCCACCCTGGTGGTGGTGGCCATCGCCGCCGTGGTGCGGCTCGTCGGGCTGAGCCACCCCAAGGGCAAGATCTTCGACGAGCTCTACTATGCCAAGGACGCCTGGGGCCTGGTCAGCAAGGGCGTCGAGTGGAACTACAAGGACAACGTCCCGTCGTACGTCGTCCATCCCCCGCTCGGCAAGTGGCTGATCGGCATCGGTGAGTGGGCCTTCGGCTACTCCGACGCCGACGGCAACGTCGTCTCCGCCGGTCACATCATGACCACCTCCCCCGAGTTCGGCTGGCGCTTCTCGGCGGCGATCATCGGCACCCTGACGGTCCTGATCCTGGTCCGGACCGCCCGTCGCCTGTTCGGGTCGACCGTGCTCGGCTGCGCCGCCGGCCTGCTGCTCGCCCTGGACGGCTTCCACGTGGTGCTGTCCCGTACCGCACTGCTCGACGTCTTCCTGCTCTTTTTCATCTTCGCCGCGTTCGCCGCCCTGGTCGTCGACCGGGACCACCGGCGCCGCCGCTGGCTGACCGCGATGGAAGCGGGTCTCGACCCGAGCGTCCCCGGTCGCGCCGGCAGGCTGCCGCTCCGGTTCCCGGACAGTGTCCCGTGGTGGCGACTGCTCGCCGCCGTCCTGCTCGGGTGCGCCCTCGGCGTCAAGTGGAGCGCGCTGTACTTCGTACCGGCGTTCGCCCTGCTGGTCATCTTCTGGGAGGTCGGCGCCCGCCGCTCGGCCGGCGTACGACGCCCGTGGCGGGACGCCCTGCTCGGCGAGATCGGCTGGCTGGCCCTGGCCGGTGTGCTGATCGTGGCGACGTACATCGCCACCTGGTCGGGCTGGTTCGCCACCGACCACGGCTACTTCCGGCACTGGCTGGCCGACTCCGGCAGGACCGAACTGCCGGTCATCGGGGCCCTGCAGAACCTGTGGCACTACCACACCGAGGCGTACAAGTTCCACACCACACTGGTCACCCCGCACGTCTACCAGTCGTGGCCGTGGCAGTGGCTGCTGCTCGGCCGCCCGGTCGCGTTCTACTGGTCCTCCGACGGCGGCTGCGGCGCGTCGAGCTGTGCCGCCGAGATCCTGCTGCTCGGCACCCCGATCCTCTGGTGGTCGTTCCTGCCCGCGCTGGCCGCGACCGCCTGGCTCGGCATCGCCCGCCGGGACTGGCGGGCCGGGGCGATCCTGCTCTGCGTGGCCGCCGGTCTGCTGCCCTGGTTCTGGTACGCCTTCGACGGCCGCACCATGTTCTCCTTCTACACCGCTCCGGCGCTGCCGTTCCTGATCCTCGCGGTCACCTACGTACTCGGCGCGCTCATCGGCCCGGCGAAGTCTCCGGCGCCGGCAGCAGCGGCGGCGGTCCGCGCACCGGTGCCGGTGGGCGGCCCCGAACGAGCGACCATCGAACTGTCCGAGGAAACCCTGCCCGCCGAGCTGTCCAACCACCCCGCCGGGTCCGATTCCGGTGGCCTGGACCGGCGTACGGTCGGCGTCATCATCGCCGGCGCCTACGTCCTGCTCGTGGCGATCTGCTTCGCCTACTTCTACCCCGTCTTCGTCGGCCAGCTCCTCCCCTACGCCGAATGGTCCGCCCGCATGTGGCTAGGCAGCCGCTGGATCTAA
- the rsmI gene encoding 16S rRNA (cytidine(1402)-2'-O)-methyltransferase, protein MSGSGRLVVLGAPLGNPADASTRLREMLGAADVVAAEDTRRLARLARDLDVTIKGRIISYFEGNEERRTPALVEAVLAGELVALVTDGGMPSVSDPGYRLVRAVVDAGAPVTAAPGPSAVTTALALSGLPVDRFCFEGFLPRTGGARRTRLRALAAEERTLVFFEAPHRVAGTLTDLAATFGADRPAAVCRELTKTYEEVLRRTLGELATWATEGDPRGEITLVVAGASATPAIRPSDADLRAAVADREAAGVSRRDAITEVATGYGLRRREVYAVVHTTD, encoded by the coding sequence ATGTCGGGTAGCGGGCGACTTGTCGTACTCGGTGCGCCGCTCGGGAACCCCGCCGACGCCTCCACCCGACTCCGGGAGATGCTCGGCGCGGCGGACGTGGTCGCCGCCGAGGACACCCGTCGACTCGCCCGGCTCGCCCGGGACCTCGACGTCACCATCAAGGGTCGGATCATCTCCTACTTCGAGGGCAACGAGGAACGCCGTACGCCCGCCCTGGTCGAGGCCGTACTCGCCGGCGAACTGGTCGCCCTGGTCACCGACGGCGGCATGCCGAGCGTCTCCGATCCCGGATACCGCCTGGTCAGAGCCGTGGTCGACGCCGGTGCGCCGGTGACCGCCGCCCCCGGCCCGAGCGCCGTCACCACCGCGCTCGCCCTGTCCGGGCTCCCCGTCGACCGGTTCTGCTTCGAGGGTTTCCTGCCCCGCACCGGCGGCGCCCGCCGTACCCGGCTGCGGGCACTGGCCGCGGAGGAACGGACCCTGGTCTTCTTCGAGGCACCGCACCGGGTCGCCGGCACCCTGACCGATCTCGCCGCCACCTTCGGCGCCGACCGTCCGGCCGCCGTCTGCCGCGAGCTGACGAAGACGTACGAGGAGGTGTTGCGCCGGACCCTCGGCGAACTGGCCACCTGGGCCACCGAGGGCGACCCGCGCGGCGAGATCACCCTCGTGGTCGCGGGGGCCAGCGCGACGCCCGCGATCCGCCCCAGCGACGCCGACCTCCGCGCGGCGGTCGCCGACCGCGAGGCCGCCGGCGTCTCCCGTCGCGACGCCATCACCGAGGTGGCCACCGGGTACGGCCTGCGCCGCCGCGAGGTGTACGCGGTCGTCCACACCACAGACTGA